Part of the Leptodactylus fuscus isolate aLepFus1 chromosome 6, aLepFus1.hap2, whole genome shotgun sequence genome, GTCGTGTCACAGTAACCGCAGAATGGATGGCCCCAAGTGAAGACCCCGAGAGGCTGCCATGTGTGATAAGACCCCTTTATTGTAGGGCCGATACCAGAGGACCCTCTGCAGACTGACAGGCCTCacagaggacccctttaaataAGATGAATACAGCTCATGAGGTGGTGTGACCCCGCTCCTCACACATAACCACAGGACAGCAGAggatttttatagttttattgtaCAAGAGACCGGAGAGCAGATTTACTTCAGTTCTTTCACAGACAGACCTGCAAGAGAATAAAGGAGAGTCAATGACAAGTGCAAGGAGACCTGACAACCGGCACTACACCGACTGCAGCAGAGCAGAGAACTCACTTTACCCCTATATTATACCAATTTTTAAACAGAGGGGCCAATCTTTCTATAACCCCCAGCACATGTGGTGCTCAGTGGTATTCCGATGGAAACTTCACAAAGGTCCTTTTAAGTTTAGGGTAACACATTCGGCGTATAGAAGCATAGTGTGTGAAACAGCTTGacttaaaaaaaatcccagtttCCAATTTAGGTGACCCTAAAGCACCCCCTGTATATTGTCTGCACTACATACAGCCCGGGAGGGGGGCAATGGGGTGCAGACAGCGAGACCTGCACTAACTAACCACCAACATTCACCAGACATTAGCAGCCGATACCAAAAATTCCACTATGGACACCCCTGTAAGCCTTTAAAGGGGtcccatcattaaaactcaattttttgtccctaatacgtaggaataaccataagaaagtctattcttctcccacccgtagatgtcttctccgcgccgccgttcgatagaaatcccgGCTTTCGtcagtgtgcaaatgagttctctcgcagcactgcaaAGTTGAcggcgcatgcccgggccacaagaaaatggccgcttatacagtaccatttttcttgtggtaggcaggcatgtgcagttggctgcccgaggcctagaacttTGGCACCAGAATAAGACGTTGAGAGAGGccgttactgaagaagatggaggcgtcgctggagagttctctagcagcattgggaccgcccccagtgctgcgagagaactcatttacataccaaagaaaatcgggatttctaccaaacggctgcacagagtagacatctaaaggtaggagaagaatagactttcttaaggctattcctacgtgttagggacaaaaaaacaaaacaagagttttaatgataggatccctttaaggacacaaggTAGTTTGTATATTAACACTCTgactttcatattttccttccccaccttccaaaattcacaacCCTTATTTTTCTGTCGACCTAGCCATGtgggggcttattctttgcacttttatttggcaccattttggggtacaggtTTTGATTCGCCTGTAGTAACTTTTTGGGGCGACGGTGTATAAAGACCCCACAAATCTATCATTTAAAGTGTTCACTGTCGGTCATTTTTGGACTGAGCGATTTTCCCAGGGTCACCGTACCCCGACACCTATAAATTTACTATTTTGTTGACTGAGACGAGCCAGGGCTCTATTTGTGGGGCCacttgtagttactataggtaccaGTGTTTGGTATGGAGGACTTTTTATCACTTTCTGGGGTACCAAcgtgaccaaaatatgttaaaATATATACGGCAAGGTGCAAATTTTTATGACGTTCACTGTAAAGAATACACAAGACTAATTTTGGATAGTGCAGACTTGTGTGGACACGGCGATACCCGGCACGTTTGCTTACATGATGTGTTTGAAAGTAAAAATTTTAACCAAAATTTTTGGGATTCCTATAATTTTCTGACTTTGTTGTTTCTGTCGACAGCTTTCCCCTATGTGGTGCAGCAGAGATACGCTATGAAGCAGATTACTATTATATTGGATCTTGGGAAGGGGTTGAACATTTGATTTAATTTTCACTTTGTTCCATTAGGTGCCCAGATCACAGGATCGTCTGATAGACTACACTGCAGATTATTCCTACAGCCAGCCAATTCAGAGGAAAGATGGCAGCCTTGGGTCCTCAACCAGGGCCTGGCATTGCCACAGCAGCACACTGGCTGCCCCCAAAGTCAAGGCATAGGGgaccataatagtgacagcaacaAATCGTCTCAGCTGTAAGTTACAGCCAACATATTGCTTAAAGAGAAGCTGTGACAggacaatgctctgtgatctGTAGGTACCAGGTTACAGAGCAGCCATGTCCAAATCTGTGAGGAAAGATTCAATAGTACTTCTATTTTATTCACTGAAATCTCTGTTCTCTTTGCTATACAGGGAGACCATGAGTGACCGCCATCCTCCCCTCTAGGACTGTGTATACAGAGACAGCAGTCACCGATAGGACCAGTCACACACAGTGCAGGGAGTTAACGGTTAATACAATACAATTGCTTTAAGTGATCTGCCTTGCATTTACAGTACAGTCATCCCTCCATGGAAGGGCCGAGGACCTGATACAGTAATACTTGGATATAAGACCGGGTCAAGCATACTGTCACCAGGGCATCAACTTGGCTTCTGCACCCAAAGGTGTCATTTTCTGTCCATTGAGTCCCTGCTAGATGAGCCCTGCACTCACTCACCTGGGGGAAGAGACTGCTTGAGCTTCTCTGCCTTCTCCTTGTCTGTGATGACCAGTGTGTACAGGTACTTGCTGCAGCGAACCTTGAATTTCACATTGTCCTTGTTCTTCTTAATTTTGACAGCTGGATAAAAAGACACCAAGGtaagtatacatgtatacagacaGGAAGGGTTGTTATGGGCGTGTAGTAGTagaaggagtagagatgagcgaattgttcccaatacctcgctcccataggaatgcatgtaagcggctaaacaaggggttaaagggattctaccattaaaacctcttttttttgtggataagacatcggaatagtctttagaaaggcttttcgtctcttacctttagatgtgatctgcgccgcgccgttccttagaaataccgttttttaccggtatgtaaattagttctctggcagcgatgaaagcgggccccagtgctggaaatgcgatgggggcgtccccactgctgctcgagaacacgatcctacgacgcctccatctttggctggatcttccccttctctgtcgtcttcctcctgagtcacctcagacgcctgcgcagttggctctgccagtgagacaccagcagagccgagtgtgaatgccggccggcggccatttttgggaggccgctcctgcattgcactacaagagcaagagcggtctcccaaaaatggccacaagccagcatgcacagtcggctctactagtgtctcgctggcagagcgaACTGCGCAGGGGTTGGAGgtaacgcaggaggaagacgacagagaaggggaggatccagccgaagatagaggcgttgcagaaTTGTGcactcgagcagcagtggggacgccccagttccagagaactaatttgcatactggtaaaaaatattatttctaaggaacggcgtggcggagatcacgtttaaaagtaagagacgaataacctttataaagactatgcagacgtcttatccacaaaaaaaaggttttaatggtagaatccctttaagcgccggccgctacaatgcattcctatggagcgaggtattcgaatcaaCTAATAAGGACCAGGCCGCAACATGCATGACATATCCAATATACCGCCACATGTGCTTGTGCTGCCTAGTGACTGACCATACCAGAACCAGCCATGTGACCGCGCCTCTAATACACAAAATCAGCCCCTGTATAGTCAGAATTTGTGTTTTGTTCAGAGAGAGGGTGACCTGACGCAGATGTGGTCTGTTGGGGCACCCCAAGAACTgagactacaaaaaaaaaagtggacatGACTCGAGCCGAGGCCCCCACTGACTCCTTTATGGGAGTGCTAAGCAACAGAAACTGCATCCGGGAGCAACATATTAAAATTTAGAGGTTCGTctagtccaggggtagggaaccttcggctctccagctgctgtgagactacaactcccagcatgctccattcacttccatgggagtttcaaggacagcagagccagtatgcatgctgggagttgtagttttgcaacagctggagagccgtacgttccctacccctggcctagtGTGATTATTTTAGTGCCCGTGCCCCCCGGCAGCCCCCACACCCGTCACTTACACTTGGCATCCTTTCTCCTGGCTGTCAGCAGGAAATCTTTTATCTCTTCTATTTTGCGAGGCTGAAaggataaaaaaaagtcacaagtaGTCAGACACCGAACCGCAGGTCACATCACCCAGCCGCAGAGTGACGGCAGCCCCACTGCTAGccaccatgctgggagttgtagtgctacAAAAACTGGCCTCCGCTAGCACAGCACATTGATAAGCAGCACAGATCTatactgggacttgtagtccgcaTGATCTTCCTTATTCTGGGACGTGAGCAACACAGAGAAggactgcaactcccagcatgcacattaCTAGAGATCCAATAGACACTCTGAATTGGAGTCCGGGGCAATTAGAATTGTAAGTACTACTAGTCCCAGCAAGGCAGATACATGACCTTAATTTTCATGgtactgagatatatatatatatatatatatatatatatatatatatatatatatatattatatacacacatatatacatactacaactcccagtatgctcACTATCCACTTTACAAGCTAAGGATTGTGCTGTACATCATCGGGAACCATTTCATCGGtgtaggactacaactcccaggatgCCCACAGCCCAATAACATACATGAAGATACCCTACAAGCCTATTATACCACATGAGGAGACTACAACCTGCAATATCCACCCTACCACCACTCCCAACACGCTCACAGACTCCATTCATTATACATTCCACTGCACAGAcaagtactacaactcccagcattgccACCACTTGTACAGCAGGACAGATGAAGTAACAGTGACACTACTACATCCCCCATGTGACGAAGCACGGCacaatgctgagagttgtagttccacacccACACTAGTAATAGAAGGGGCACTCACCATGCTGCAGATGTAATCCCGGGACCTGCGGGGGGAGAGACACAAGAATCAGAGACAGTAATAGCCCAAAACACCTGAGCCCACCCCCAAAATACTCCCCCACAACGACCGCCAAGTCTGCCGGGCTACCCCCGAGCACCGCCGCCCCCCTCCTACCAGCACTGTACACCGAGGATGGAGACGGATTCTCCGGGCCCGGCACTCACCGCTGTGTCGCTGGGAACAGGAAAAGAAAGGATCGTCACTTCCGGAATCTGAGACTTAAACCCGAAACAGCGGCCGGGGAGGGACAAACTACAAAGAAACGCGAATGGACCCGGAAGTAGGCACGTGATCACAGTAGTGTCTGTAAGTCTGTGAATGAAGCAATAAAGTTGTtacaaattatattattattattattattattattattattattattattattattgattatataataataatagtaataatgtttTTTCATAACTAACTccttaaaatatataatttttattgcaCTTTTCCATCACTATATTCTGAGAGCCGGAGCTTTAAGAGGACGATTTTTATTTCGTTTTTGCTCAGTTTGCTTTCTATCCCCCTTTAGGACATGACGATtttccatttttgtgtttttgttttttacacccCTTTCCAAAAGTCATAACATACCCAACCATCCCAGAATCCGGGACTGCCCCAGTCGGTGGGCGGTATAGCCCAACcggatggggacattatactgtgggggcagccagagggggacattatactgtgggggcagccagaaggggacattatactgtggggacaaccagagggggacattatactttgggggcaaccagagggggacattatactgtggggacaaccagagagggaaattatactgtgggggcagccagagagggaaattatactgtgggggcaaccagagggggacattatactgtgggggcagccagagagggaaattatactgtgggggcaaccagagggggacattatactgtgggggcagccagagagggaaattatactgtgggggcaaccagagggggcattatactgtgggggcagccagagagggaaattatactgttggggcaaccagagagggacattatactgtgggggcagccagagggggacattatactgtgggggcaaccagagggggacattatactgtgggggcaaccagagggggacattatactgtgggggcagccagagggggacattatactgtgggggcagccagagggggacattatactgtgggggcaaccagagggggacattatactgtgggggcagccagaagggggcattatactgtgggggcaaccagagggggacattatactgtgggggcagccagagggggacatcatactgtgggggcaaccagagggggacattatactgtgggggcaaccagagggggacattatactgtgggggcaaccagagggggacataatactgtgggggcaaccagagggggacattatactgtggggacaaccagaagggggcattatactgtgggggcaactggaggggaatgttatactgtggCCCCACCAGaatagggacattataatgtgggtgcaCCAGGATGGGAACATTATAATTTGAGAGCATACTATatcagggccactataggggtgttatactgtgtggggcacaaagAGTGGAAGTGGGTGAGACTAGAGGTTCGTCTTACTGTGCATAAATTTCTCTGCAGCCCCTtgaaagttgggggggggggggatgcataaCTTTTTTACTTTCCCATTCACAGTCATGTTAATAATGATTTAGCTTTATTCTGCTGGTTAGTACGACCGCTTTTTCCCCCCCATTTTTCT contains:
- the RPL38 gene encoding large ribosomal subunit protein eL38: MPRKIEEIKDFLLTARRKDAKSVKIKKNKDNVKFKVRCSKYLYTLVITDKEKAEKLKQSLPPGLSVKELK